One part of the Lachnospiraceae bacterium JLR.KK002 genome encodes these proteins:
- a CDS encoding HAMP domain-containing sensor histidine kinase produces MKLWQKVFLYTLILVMLAVSMTSILLLKNSFSYALNQKKQSVYSEHEFLVTSFKSMMITERLKENAIVLEEKKLKKFMESTFGKNTEGSGIMFCNARNEKVYANRDMEPPGELTKAVQNTGKSYMQVEGDRLYTASSESMEGKTYYVVTEHDISDVMEIHENMLWQIQAISMVCAMVIALILLVVVKMLLHPLKKINEGTRAIAQGSYQKRIPEKGKDELSELARNMNCMAEAVETNVRALEHVAEDRKHFIDNLSHEMKTPLTSILGFSDLLQIKKDITEENRIEYAGIIKAEATRMRTLSGKLMELITVGETNLDMQQEDMQQLFQEIGTSLKVITEHRKMELVCESEPGTLWADRELMKSLLYNLVDNAVKASGEGGRIQVTGRFEGEQFLIQVSDQGVGIPQEEIEKITQAFYMVDKVRGRANGGAGLGLALCQEIVSLHQGTMKFKSCPGEGTQVLISMKGGREHG; encoded by the coding sequence ATGAAGCTGTGGCAGAAAGTTTTTCTGTATACTCTGATACTGGTTATGCTGGCGGTAAGCATGACCAGTATTTTGCTGTTGAAAAACAGTTTTTCTTATGCATTGAATCAGAAAAAGCAAAGCGTGTACAGCGAGCATGAATTTCTGGTAACCAGTTTCAAGAGCATGATGATTACGGAACGCCTGAAAGAAAACGCCATTGTGCTGGAAGAAAAGAAACTGAAAAAATTTATGGAGAGCACCTTTGGCAAAAATACCGAAGGCAGCGGCATTATGTTCTGCAATGCCCGGAATGAGAAAGTATATGCCAACCGGGACATGGAGCCGCCGGGAGAGCTGACGAAAGCCGTACAGAATACGGGGAAAAGCTATATGCAGGTAGAGGGAGACCGCCTCTATACGGCGTCTTCCGAGAGCATGGAAGGCAAGACTTACTATGTGGTTACGGAACACGATATTTCTGACGTTATGGAAATCCATGAAAATATGCTGTGGCAGATACAGGCCATCAGTATGGTGTGCGCCATGGTGATTGCTCTGATTCTGCTGGTTGTGGTGAAAATGCTGCTCCATCCTCTGAAAAAAATAAATGAGGGAACCAGAGCCATTGCCCAGGGAAGCTATCAGAAACGCATTCCTGAAAAAGGAAAAGACGAGCTTTCCGAGCTGGCCCGCAATATGAACTGTATGGCGGAAGCTGTGGAAACCAATGTGCGTGCGCTGGAACATGTGGCGGAGGACAGGAAACACTTTATTGACAATCTCTCCCATGAAATGAAAACGCCTCTCACTTCCATACTGGGATTTTCCGATTTGCTTCAGATAAAAAAAGATATTACCGAAGAAAACCGTATCGAATATGCCGGAATTATCAAAGCGGAAGCCACCCGTATGCGTACCCTTTCCGGAAAACTCATGGAGCTGATTACCGTGGGAGAGACCAATCTGGACATGCAGCAGGAGGACATGCAGCAGTTGTTTCAGGAAATCGGAACCTCTCTGAAAGTCATAACGGAACATCGGAAGATGGAGCTGGTGTGCGAATCAGAGCCGGGTACGCTGTGGGCAGACCGGGAGCTGATGAAATCCCTTCTTTATAACTTGGTGGACAATGCGGTGAAGGCCTCCGGAGAAGGAGGCCGCATCCAGGTAACGGGCCGCTTTGAGGGAGAACAGTTCCTGATTCAGGTGTCGGACCAGGGAGTGGGAATACCACAGGAAGAAATTGAAAAGATTACCCAGGCATTTTATATGGTAGATAAGGTGCGGGGACGGGCCAATGGCGGCGCAGGCCTGGGACTGGCCCTCTGTCAGGAAATTGTATCCCTTCATCAGGGGACCATGAAATTTAAGAGCTGTCCGGGGGAAGGGACGCAGGTACTGATTTCCATGAAAGGGGGCCGGGAACATGGCTAA
- a CDS encoding response regulator transcription factor, whose product MIKILIVEDDANIAKLMEATVAIGGYEGIVCGNGAEAFEKIERGGYDLILLDVMLPDMSGFEIIQKRTSTDTPVIFITARQELTDKVKGLRLGAEDYIVKPFEAMELLARIEVILRRVKRTETTYSYGDISVNVEEHTCKCGGEEVCLTPKEFEVLVFFIQHKDVAISRDRLLAAVWGFEYEGETRTIDIHIQQLRKKLNLRDRLVTIPKLGYRLESAKE is encoded by the coding sequence ATGATAAAAATACTCATTGTGGAAGATGACGCAAATATAGCAAAGCTGATGGAAGCAACGGTGGCAATCGGCGGATATGAGGGGATTGTGTGCGGCAACGGTGCGGAGGCTTTTGAGAAAATAGAGCGGGGCGGATACGACCTGATACTGCTGGATGTGATGCTTCCGGATATGAGCGGATTTGAAATTATACAGAAACGCACCAGTACGGATACTCCGGTGATTTTTATTACTGCCAGACAGGAGCTGACGGATAAGGTAAAAGGGCTGCGGCTGGGAGCGGAAGATTATATTGTGAAGCCCTTTGAAGCCATGGAGCTGCTGGCCAGAATTGAAGTGATTCTGCGCAGGGTAAAACGGACCGAGACCACATATTCCTACGGAGACATTTCCGTGAATGTGGAGGAACATACCTGCAAATGCGGCGGAGAGGAAGTTTGTCTGACGCCCAAGGAATTTGAAGTCCTTGTGTTTTTTATTCAGCATAAGGATGTGGCCATTTCCCGCGACCGCCTGCTGGCGGCAGTCTGGGGCTTTGAATATGAAGGAGAGACACGGACCATTGACATCCATATCCAGCAGCTCCGCAAGAAACTGAATCTGAGAGACAGGCTGGTGACCATTCCCAAGCTGGGATACCGGCTGGAAAGTGCAAAGGAGTGA